The following proteins are encoded in a genomic region of Neospora caninum Liverpool complete genome, chromosome XI:
- a CDS encoding Homeodomain interacting protein kinase 3,related: MDSSSSSRKRRREEERTSSSHRSRHLGRDSDGHGSRDSGRSSRHHGRDSPSPERSRYRSVDRHPHSSHISGSSHKSSGASHRHGDRDRRSRERSPERHRGYSKRDKGHSSSSSSSTCGRSRKEDGRREREEDERRGRERERREREGREYERREHERREREVRGREESDDDLTNLEILDEEDEDRFLEERRRQRELLLAKYAPQPVAAGGAEQDEEKSEAKDASPSDRDQEGGQFERKSESRMRSQSPNGERERERESRGKGREERRNGEHRESPKESDRASKKAKAEKNGEKDIERRTEKGDRTEGDKKPRSDGDVNHGKSGRTADRNGNNSDDESANIQEALFDHDGDSLKSVEMSSPSLSDLEDADPSEVSSVRRSPTAEGAASGKGDAARAPNGRLSSPEGASKKEPASDDPGASANSGDANGEVDAAGAGKSAAPSSEARGSSISASALTALGGLDMEALQRRLQDEKRKLRRFVIQMKESAEHEEESGSSSDEDKNDDVDMFSAATKSTRGGRESRRSRKKSLLNVSATTGPAENWNDSEGYYQATVGELLDDGRYRVECEAIGKGVFSNVLKCYDLQEKRFVAIKCIRHNDMMKKAAEKETSILRLLNSTDKDDKRHIVRLLRHFEYRGHFCLVFEWLWGNLRTALKKYGGGKGLNASAIHAYSKQLFVALRHLSRCRIIHADLKPDNILLNEKFTSLKVCDLGSASDVSDNEITAYLVSRFYRAPEIILGCKYDVQIDVWSAAATIYELATGQVLFPGRTNNDMLKCIMEVKGKIPTKMIKAGQLSNHHFDENLDFTYRDRDAFFKKEVIRVLHDLRPTRNLTEILIEKQHWLKGNTPKINFLRRKMRQLGDLLEKCLALDPQKRLTPDEALQHPFLKESIHFGAEHTPSRSHAASMSSPVPVLKGTGGSGGSGTAP, encoded by the exons GACACGGTTCTCGAGATTCGGGCCGTTCCTCTCGGCACCACGGTCGTgactctccctctcctgaGCGTTCTCGCTATCGCTCTGTAGATCGCCACCCTCACTCTTCTCACATTTCTGGGTCCTCTCACAAATCTTCGGGGGCTTCTCACCGCCATGGCGATCGCGACAGAAGAAGTCGCGAACGGTCTCCTGAGAGACACCGCGGCTACTCAAAGCGAGACAAGGGacactcttcctcttcttcctcgtcgacttGTGGGCGATCCAGGAAGGAGGatggacggagagagagagaggaagacgagaggcgaggaagagaacgcgagagaagagaacgcgagggaagagagtacgagcgaagagagcacgagcgaagagagcgagaggtgAGAGGTCGAGAAGAGTCGGATGACGATTTGACCAACCTGGAAATtctcgacgaggaagatgaagatcGTTTTctggaggaaagacggagacagcgtgaGTTGTTGCTCGCCAAGTACGCGCCGCAGCCTGTAGCCGCAGGAGGTGCTgagcaagacgaagagaaatcCGAAGCGAAGGACGCATCCccgagcgacagagaccAGGAGGGTGGACAgttcgagaggaaaagcgagtcGCGCATGCGGTCGCAGTCTCCGaacggagagcgcgagagagaacgcgagtcgcgaggaaaaggaagggaagaaagacggaatGGCGAGCATCGCGAGAGCCCAAAAGAGAGCGATCGGGCGTCCAAAAAGGcaaaagccgagaagaatggcgagaaagacatagagaggcgaacggagaaaggagaccgCACAGAGGGCGACAAGAAACCTCGCAGTGATGGAGACGTGAACCACGGAAAGAGTGGAAGAACTGCGGACCGGAACGGAAACAACTCCGATGATGAG TCGGCAAACATCCAGGAGGCGTTGTTTGACCACGATGGCGACAGTTTGAAGTCTGTGGAgatgtcttctccctcgctgtcggACCTGGAAGACGCGGACCCCTCGGAAGTGTCCTCTGTGCGTCGATCCCCGACGGCGGAAGGAGCAGCCAGTgggaagggagacgcggccAGGGCCCCGAAcggtcgcctttcttctccagaggGAGCCTCGAAGAAAGAGCCCGCGTCTGACGATCCGGGTGCATCCGCAAATTCCGGAGACGCCAACGGAGAGGTTGACGCGGCCGGAGCCGGGAAGTCTGCTGCGCCGAGCTCTGAGGCGCGAGGCTCTTCGATCTCCGCGTCGGCGTTGACTGCGTTGGGTGGTCTGGACATGGAAGctctgcagcggcggctTCAGGACGAGAAGCGCAAGCTTCGGCGGTTCGTGATCCAGATGAAGGAAAGCGCCgagcacgaagaagagagtggATCGTCTTCGGACGAAGACAAGAACGACGATGTGGACATGTTTTCGGCAGCGACAAAGAGCACCCGGGGCGGACGGGAGAGCAGGCGGTCGCGCAAGAAGTCGCTCCTGAACGTCTCGGCGACGACGGGGCCGGCCGAGAACTGGAACGACTCGGAGGGGTACTACCAGGCGACCGTCGGGGAGTTGCTGGACGACGGTCGGTACCGCGTGGAGTGCGAGGCGATTGGGAAGGGTGTCTTTTCGAACGTGCTCAAGTGCTACGACCTGCAGGAGAAGCGGTTCGTGGCGATCAAGTGCATTCGCCACAACGACATgatgaagaaggcggcggagaaggaaacgagcaTTCTGCGGCTGCTGAACTCGACAGACAAAGACGACAAGCGCCACATCGTCCGCCTCCTCAGGCACTTTGAGTATCGAGGTCACTTCTGCCTGGTCTTCGAGTGGCTGTGGGGGAATCTGCGGACGGCGCTGAAAAAGTACGGCGGCGGCAAGGGTCTGAACGCGAGCGCGATCCACGCGTACAGCAAGCAGCTCTTCGTCGCGCTGCGCCATTTGAGTCGGTGCCGAATCATCCACGCGGACTTGAAGCCCGACAACATCCTGCTGAACGAGAAATTCACCAGTTTGAAGGTCTGCGACTTGGGCAGTGCGAGCGACGTGTCGGACAACGAGATCACGGCGTACCTCGTCAGCCGGTTCTACCGCGCACCGGAGATCATCCTCGGATGCAAATACGACGTCCAAATCGACGTGTGGagcgcagcagcgacgatCTACGAACTCGCAACTGGACAGGTTCTCTTCCcg GGAAGAACGAACAACGATATGCTCAAGTGCATCATGGAGGTGAAGGGGAAGATTCCGACGAAAATGATAAAGGCCGGACAGCTGTCGAACCACCACTTTGACGAGAACCTCGATTTCACTtaccgagacagagacgccttCTTCAAGAAAGAAGTGATTCGCGTCCTCCACGACCTTCGCCCCACGCGCAACTTGACCGAAATCCTCATCGAAAAACAACACTGGCTCAAAG GAAACACGCCAAAGATCAATTTTCTCCGGCGGAAGATGCGACAGCTCGGCGACTTGCTGGAGAAATGCTTGGCACTTGACCCACAGAAGCGGCTGACTCCCGACGAGGCTCTTCAACACCCGTTTTTGAAAGAGAGCATTCACTTTGGCGCGGAGCACACGCCGAGTCGATCGCATGCAGCTTCGATGAGTTCGCCGGTGCCGGTTTTGAAGGGGACTGGCGGCAGTGGCGGCTCGGGGACTGCGCCGTGA